In Mytilus edulis chromosome 6, xbMytEdul2.2, whole genome shotgun sequence, the following proteins share a genomic window:
- the LOC139528682 gene encoding vacuolar protein sorting-associated protein 29, with protein sequence MLVLVLGDLHIPHRCNSLPNRFKKLLVPGKIQHILCTGNLCTKESFDYLKTLASDVHVVRGDFDENLNYPEQKVVTVGQFRIGLCHGHQVVPWGDTESLAMVQRQLDVDILISGHTHKFEAFEHENKFYINPGSATGAYNALDSNVISSFVILDIQQSTVVAYVYKLISDDVKVERIEYKKN encoded by the exons ATG ttggTGTTAGTTTTAGGAGATCTACACATTCCGCACAGATGTAATAGTTTACCCAACAGATTTAAAAAACTCTTGGTTCCTGGTAAAATACAGCATATATTATGTACAGGGAACCTATGTACAAAGGAATCATTTGACTACCTGAAAACATTGGCCAGCGATGTCCATGTGGTCAGGGGAGACTTTGATGAG AACCTGAATTATCCAGAGCagaaagttgtaacagttggaCAGTTTAGAATTGGTTTATGTCATGGCCACCAGGTGGTACCGTGGGGCGACACAGAAAGTTTAGCAATGGTTCAGCGACAGTTAGATGTGGACATTCTCATTTCTGGACATACACACAAGTTTGAGGCATTTGAACATGAAAATAAATTCTACATTAACCCAGGCTCTGCCACAGGAGCATATAATGCTTTGGACAG CAATGTGATTTCATCGTTTGTGATACTAGACATTCAGCAGTCGACAGTTGTAGCTTATGTATATAAACTGATAAGTGATGATGTGAAAGTAGAAAGAATAGAATACAAGAAAAACTAG